One Molothrus ater isolate BHLD 08-10-18 breed brown headed cowbird chromosome 13, BPBGC_Mater_1.1, whole genome shotgun sequence DNA window includes the following coding sequences:
- the ARPP19 gene encoding cAMP-regulated phosphoprotein 19 isoform X2, whose protein sequence is MEDKVLSPEKAEEAKLKARYPHLGQKPGGSDFLRKRLQKGQKYFDSGDYNMAKAKMKNKQLPTAAPDKTEVTGDHIPTPQDLPQRKPSLVASKLAG, encoded by the exons ATGGAGGATAAGGTGTTAAGTCcagaaaaagctgaagaagcaaaattaaaagcaagatATCCTCATCTGGGCCAGAAGCCAGGAGGCTCAGACTTCTTGAGGAAGAGGCTTCAAAAAGGA CAAAAATACTTTGATTCTGGCGACTACAACATGGCTAAAGCAAAGATGAAGAATAAGCAACTGCCTACTGCAGCTCCTGACAAGACAGAAGTCACTGGTGACCATATTCCTACTCCACAGGATCTTCCTCAGCGGAAACCATCTCTTGTTGCTAGC
- the ARPP19 gene encoding cAMP-regulated phosphoprotein 19 isoform X1, with protein MSAESPEPASAEEQKEMEDKVLSPEKAEEAKLKARYPHLGQKPGGSDFLRKRLQKGQKYFDSGDYNMAKAKMKNKQLPTAAPDKTEVTGDHIPTPQDLPQRKPSLVASKLAG; from the exons ATGTCTGCCGAGAGCCCCGAGCCCGCCTCGGCCGAGGAGCAGAAG GAGATGGAGGATAAGGTGTTAAGTCcagaaaaagctgaagaagcaaaattaaaagcaagatATCCTCATCTGGGCCAGAAGCCAGGAGGCTCAGACTTCTTGAGGAAGAGGCTTCAAAAAGGA CAAAAATACTTTGATTCTGGCGACTACAACATGGCTAAAGCAAAGATGAAGAATAAGCAACTGCCTACTGCAGCTCCTGACAAGACAGAAGTCACTGGTGACCATATTCCTACTCCACAGGATCTTCCTCAGCGGAAACCATCTCTTGTTGCTAGC